The Delphinus delphis chromosome 2, mDelDel1.2, whole genome shotgun sequence genome segment ttttacatttggtagtgtatatatgtccatgccactctctcactttgtcacagcttacccttccccctccctgtgtcctcaagtccattctctagtaggtctgtgtctttattcccatcttacccctaggttcttcatgaccccttttttttttttcttagattccatatatatgtgttagcatacggtatttgtttttctctttctgacttacttcactctgtatgacagactctaggtccatccacctcactacaaataactcaattttgtttctttttatggctgagtaatattccattgtatatatgtactatatcttctttatccattcatctgttgatggacacttaggttgcttccatgtcctggctattgtaaatagtgctgcaatgaacattttggtacacgactcttttttttttttttttttttgcggtacacgggcctctcactgttgtggcttctcccgttgcagagcacaggctctggacatgcaggctcagcggccatggctcacgggccgctccgtggcatgcgggatcttcctggaccagggcacgaacctgtgtcccctgcattggcaggtggactctcaaccactgtgccaccagggaagccccatgactctttttgaattatggtttgctcagggtacatgcccaggagtgggattgctgggtcgtatggtagttctatttgtagttttttaaggaacctccatgctgttctccatagtggctgtatcaatttacattcccaccaacagtgcaagagggttcccttttctccacaccctctccagcatttattgtttttagattttttgatgatggccattctgacctgtgtgagatgatatctcattgtagttttgatttgcatttctctaataattaatgatgttgagcattctttcacatgtttgttgacaatctgtatattttctttggagaaatgtctatttaggtcttctgcccatttttggattgggttgtttgtgtttttgttattgagctgcatgagctgcttataaattttggagattaatcctttgtcggttgcttcatttgcaaatattttctcccattctgagggttgtcttttggtcttgtttatggtttcctttgctgtgcagaatcttttaagtttcagtaggtcccatttgtttatttttgtttttatttccatttctctaggaggtgggtcaaaaaggatcttactgcgatttatgtcgtagagtgttctgccgatgttttcctctaagagtttgatagtttctggccttacatttaggtctttaatctgctTTTCTTCCTGAGCCATTACTGGCTCCCCTCTTTCAAGGATGAAGCCACTGTTGGGCAGACCAGAACTTCTCTCCTTTCCAGAATCCCACCAGCGTTGGCCCTACCCCCTTCCAGAGgcccattttgtgtgtgtgtcggtgGGGGGTGGACAGGGGTGTGGTCATTCCTTCATGTAgccaacaaatacttattgggcacttactgtgtgtcaggccctgGGAAATAGGCTATGATGACATCTAGATCCCTCCTCTAAAACCCTGAGCACTGGAAAGCTAGGCTACCCTAGACATCACGGGATGACAGGGCCCTTAGAAACTCATTAAAACAAAGCATAGTCGGGAGAGGAATGTTCAGAAGCCTCTAGGACTTTGCTGTACCTAAGACAGGTATGCTCACCTCCAACTATGTGTGGAAGACAGTTTCACAGACCCAGACTGCTGCTCTTCCCTTTTCTAGAAGAGGATGTTGAGGCCCCTCACACTGCCAACCTCAGGCCAGGCTGGACCTGCAGTGCCCAGCAGTTCTGAGCATCAAGTCGATGCCTGCCAGGTGCAGTCAGTGGTTGCACACAAGCAGAACAGTCTTTTCCTTCAGGGGAGATCATCGGGGGCCATGAGGCCAAGCCCCACTCCCGCCCCTACATGGCATTTCTTCAGATCTGGGACCAGGATGATCAAAAAAGGTGCGGTGGGTTCCTGATTCGAGAGGACTTTGTGCTGACAGCCGCTCACTGCTGGGGAAGGTGAGGAGCCGGAAGTAGCCCGCACCCTCCTGAAAACCCCTGACAGGGAGCCCTGCCTTTTTCTCTGGAAGCAACCAGCCTCCTAGGAACGCATGAGCTGGGAGGGCTCCTGAGAGGGTGAGAAAGAGGGCAGCGGGGAGGGGCAGGTCAGTGTCAGAGGCATTGCTGAAGTAAGAGAGACTAGAGATAGGGCATGCCTTGGTATCAGAATACAAACTAATGCAATTTCACATGTTTTCCTGGGGCTGACACTTGGGAACCACTGTGCCCTTACCAATGGCTCCAGAATCCAACCTTGCCTGCCAAGAAACAGAGGGCACAGACAGTTCAGCCCCCGGGGCCCTCCTGTTGCCTGCATTTCCCCTCAGCTGCAGCCCGGCCCTGGTGTCACCTGCCCTTCGGCTCCCGGGCTGTATCTCCTGTGACTCCACCTCCTGCTTTGCTGTCTGTGCAGCTCAGTCAACGTCACCCTGGGGGCCCACAACATCAAGGATCGGGAGAGGACCCAGCAGGTCATCCCGGTGAGAAGAGCCATCCCCCACCCAGGCTATAATGAAAAGAACTACTCCAATGACATCATGTTACTAAAGGTAAACCTCCTTGCTTCTCCTGCCCTCCTGGAAACAGATCATTTCCCCTCTCACTGCCACgcatccctttcctccctcccatctggCTGCCTGACCAGTCCCTGTGGCTCAGGTGAGAGGGAAGACACGGCAGCATCATTGCCATGTCCAGGCCCGGGGACCACTGGCTGAGCTGgactctcttgcctcttcccatcAGCTGGAGAGAAAGGTCAAGCAGACTGCAGCCGTGAGACCCCTCAGCCTGCCCAGGCGCAAGGCTCGGGTGAAGCCAGGACGGGTGTGCAGTGTAGCCGGCTGGGGGCAGGTCGCTCTGGGCACGTACTCAGACACTCTGCAGGAGGTAAAGCTGACCATACAGAAGGATCAAAAGTGTGAACTCTACTTACACAATTATTACAACAATGCCATTCAGCTGTGTGTGGGGGacccaaaggaaaacaaagcttCCTTTAAGGTGAGAATGACCACCTACCTTGCCTGGCTCTGGGGAGACATGTGTTCGTAGAAGATCTGGGACCAGGGGACCCAAGCAGTGTGGGAACTGCCCCACCCTCTAAGCTGGGACCTTTCTCTCCAGGAAGAGAAGGGGGAACAGCCAGAGCTGGGAGTGCCTAGGGCCCCTGCAAGTCTACAAAAGACCTATGGGGAATCTAAACCTGGTGCTCCTTCAGAGCGGGAATTTGCAACACACTGAGGCGCAGGTGTTAGAAAACTGGGCTTCCTGAGTGTGTGGTAGTTAAAAGCAGGTGCCTCCTCAGAACTGGAACCCACCTGGCTTAATGAGCTCATCCTCCCTGTTGAGTGTCAGCCCACCAacctgcttccatgtccttgaaCAGCAGCTTGGAGCCCACAGTCCCACAGCGTCCTGATAGAGAAAGGATCTGagacctgggggaggagagggtgcTGCCACCTGGTGAAGTGAAGCAGTGACAATGTCCAGGGTCAGGGCTTGGCAGCCGAGGGGACCACGGgggcctgccctgccctctgACCTCCTACCTGGAGGCCATGCAAGGTGGCCTCCCCCGAGAGGGGGCTTGGGACggcagggaggcagggccaggaggaGACCTGGCTCAGTGCTTCCCCTTCTCTGTCCTCAGGGGGACTCCGGGGGCCCTCTGGTGTGTAACAATGTGGCCCAGGGCATTGTCTCCTATGGACAGAAAAATGGGTCACCTCCACGGGCCTGCACCAAAGTCTCAAGTTTCCTGCCCTGGATAAAGAAAACCATGAAAAGCCTCTGACTGTGGAACCAGACCTTCTTCCCTGGAGCTGATCCAGAATTACACTGGGGGGCTGGGGGTATCAGCAGCTGAATAAATGTCTCTCAGCTGAGCAGGAAGGGCTGGCTTCTCGTTTACTCATTGATCCTTCTTCATAGGCACCCACTCTATGTTTCGAAAGCCAACGACCAAATTTTGCAGTTTTCTGCTTCCacctcttccccctcccaccacctctTCCCATAAACCCCATGCAAAGCTGTTACCCAGGTCCTGCATACCCACACCTGTCTTTCAGGGCCTGCCCTCCTTCCAGGGCTGCCGCTGAGCACCGTCAGGAGAAAACATGAACCTCTCTGGTCCTGGGGCTCAGGGTGAGCTTCTTGGCTCCTGGCCCTGTGTTACATGGCGGAGAGGAGGGGATCACACCACGGGTCCTGGACACCAAGCAGGCACAGCCTGGGGCTGCAGCTGCAGGACAGAGCCCCACCACTGGGGAGGGGAGGCGCCTTCCTGAGCAGACGTTTCTCTCCCACAGCCAGGGAGGCCGGCGCAGAGCAGGGGTGGGTCTCGTGAGAAGCTCCTCATTCTCACCTAGGCTGAGTGTCCTCCCAGCCCTCCTCGGAGCTCACGGACCAGCTCTGCCTCCAGTCCCCAGGCTGCCTCTTGTCCATCCCTGCTCACCACCATGAGTTCTCAGAGTCCACCGACTCCTGTCCCCTCCAGACCACACTGATCTGAGCTGACCCCTTCCTCATATCCTTCCCACCCAGGACACCCTGAGCACCCTAGGGTTCCAGCAGGGCATCACCACTGAGATGCCATCCCAGCTCATGCCCTGGCAGAGAGGGGTATCAGAGGGACCAGGCCTGTGCTGGCACCAGGCAGGGCCCATGAGGGATGTCTCTCCAGAACCCTTGGCCCCATCTCTCTCCTGGTCAGGGCCAGCTCAATTCCCACATGCAGCCCAATGCCCGCCATGTGTTCAGGGTCCACTGGCCACGTGGTCACTCAGTAGCTTGAGTCCCTTTCAGCCTGTCCCTTTAGTCACTGCTGGCCTCTAGGCTGAGATTCCCTGCtggtcacctgggagcttttgaGTTAGAAAGGACTCCTGTCTTTAGCAGGACTGAAAAGCACAATGTTTTTCACCAATCAACACACGCactgattgagcacctactaagtgccagacaTTGGGGTTGTACGGTGGACATAAGATAGGTGTAACAGTGAGgagccaaatctgactacatgttggatctgtttcttttactttaacctttgctttccgttgcttttgttcactaaaaggatactgtctatacacaatgacctgcctcagggaaccctgcctctctgcctgaatgttaaaggAAAGTGCCTTTGTTTAGGGAAACATCCTGACCCTGTCAGGATGTTTGCAAGAAAGAAGATGGCTGGCTTCtttggatggctgcaagaaagaagaaattggacttccctggcggcacagtggttaagaatccgcctgccaatgcaggagacacgggttcgagccctggtccaggaagatcccacatgccgcggagcaactaagcctgtgcaccacaactactgagcctgcaagccacaactactgagcccacgtgccacaactactgaagcccgtgcacctagagcccatgctccacaacaagagaagccaccgcaaggagaagcccgtgcaccacgacgaagaatagcccctgttcgccgcaactagagaaagcctgcgcgcagcaacgaagacccaaggcagccaaaaatgaacgaatgaatgaaaataaataaaaaataaaaaaataataaatttatttttaaaaaaaagaaagaagaaattatcacatcccctccccgagggAAGAAATTAGCACATCCCCTCCCgaaggctggccattccaggggacagTTGCCAATCTTATGGTCTTTTTaccttacttcctcatctcctctccCATCTCTCTTCTGTAAAAGAAATTGGCATCCAAACCAAGACAAGATGGTTAGCTTTGAGACTTTAGTCGGCCGTCTTCTCGGTCTGCCGGCTTTGCGAATAAAGCCCTATCCCTTACCTCGATACCTCGCCTCTGATTTATTGGCCCATCACGCAGCAAGCAGAGCGCGCGTGGACGCGGTAACACAGGTTCTATCATCTGAGCGCGCGTGGAACTGACAGTGTTGACTTTCATCTGa includes the following:
- the LOC132419594 gene encoding granzyme B-like isoform X2, producing MQPLLFLLLLAFSLPRLLLFPFLEEDIIGGHEAKPHSRPYMAFLQIWDQDDQKRCGGFLIREDFVLTAAHCWGSSVNVTLGAHNIKDRERTQQVIPVRRAIPHPGYNEKNYSNDIMLLKLERKVKQTAAVRPLSLPRRKARVKPGRVCSVAGWGQVALGTYSDTLQEVKLTIQKDQKCELYLHNYYNNAIQLCVGDPKENKASFKGDSGGPLVCNNVAQGIVSYGQKNGSPPRACTKVSSFLPWIKKTMKSL
- the LOC132419594 gene encoding granzyme B-like isoform X3 — encoded protein: MQPLLFLLLLAFSLPPRAKAGEIIGGHEAKPHSRPYMAFLQIWDQDDQKRCGGFLIREDFVLTAAHCWGSSVNVTLGAHNIKDRERTQQVIPVRRAIPHPGYNEKNYSNDIMLLKLERKVKQTAAVRPLSLPRRKARGDSGGPLVCNNVAQGIVSYGQKNGSPPRACTKVSSFLPWIKKTMKSL
- the LOC132419594 gene encoding granzyme B-like isoform X4 produces the protein MQPLLFLLLLAFSLPPRAKAGEIIGGHEAKPHSRPYMAFLQIWDQDDQKRCGGFLIREDFVLTAAHCWGSSVNVTLGAHNIKDRERTQQVIPVRRAIPHPGYNEKNYSNDIMLLKGDSGGPLVCNNVAQGIVSYGQKNGSPPRACTKVSSFLPWIKKTMKSL
- the LOC132419594 gene encoding granzyme B-like isoform X1, which produces MQPLLFLLLLAFSLPPRAKAGEIIGGHEAKPHSRPYMAFLQIWDQDDQKRCGGFLIREDFVLTAAHCWGSSVNVTLGAHNIKDRERTQQVIPVRRAIPHPGYNEKNYSNDIMLLKLERKVKQTAAVRPLSLPRRKARVKPGRVCSVAGWGQVALGTYSDTLQEVKLTIQKDQKCELYLHNYYNNAIQLCVGDPKENKASFKGDSGGPLVCNNVAQGIVSYGQKNGSPPRACTKVSSFLPWIKKTMKSL